The Clostridia bacterium genome contains a region encoding:
- the lptF gene encoding LPS export ABC transporter permease LptF, whose translation MRILTRYILREVLSHAIIGASLFTFIIFMRDLGRILEIVVRASAPLPSVAEIFFLTLPTALTVTIPMGVLVGILIGLSRLAADSEVTAMRASGLGAGTFVKIISIFAVAVWLLAMANSVWFAPRSAAALARLQDKLKTSQASFEVQPRVFYEDFKNLVLYVQDAHSAGGASLWDGVFIADVANPAAPRVTVAQSGVIINEGDNGIRLHLTNGSQQEVQPRNPEQYSISTFAETDIPIQLPSANNGNNTRDLVPVAELSTPELWYRSNHPESGPVNKTGKVEDANVRARWYRVEFHRRLALPTACLVLALVGIPLGLSSRKGGKSTGFVLTILLVFLYYLISLSGISFGRSAKMPPSAGVWMANVVFLLAGLYLLWRVDRSSIEIGSFRAVIAGIKERLKPGTVLDGSAVSLDETGAFERAISRKRLFSAKFPILLDDLILKDFSLYLGMILASFITLTLIFTFFELLGDIVRNRVPFFTLGDYLVNVTPSMIYLMTPMSVLLAVLVTFGLMQKSNEVTAMKATGISIYRVIFPVLIIAGVLSVGLFFFDQLYIPHANKRQETLRNQIKGKPPQTYLRPDRKWIFGQQHTIYYYEFFDPDQNRFASISAFVFDPETFQLTKRVYASGAHWEEGLQKWVFERGWTRTFRGAAIEDYRTFDVTTLAEVTEAPNYFKKEVKQSSEMNYQELRRYIQDLQQSGFDVVRLRVQLHKKFAFPIITFVMAVIAIPFSLSAGRRGALTGIAVAIGIGMVYWITSGLFEAMGNANYLPAALAAWAPDLIFASAGGYLVLKVPT comes from the coding sequence GTGCGCATCCTGACACGCTACATCCTGAGAGAAGTCCTCTCGCACGCGATCATCGGCGCTTCGTTGTTCACGTTTATTATCTTCATGCGTGACCTCGGGCGCATCCTTGAGATCGTGGTGCGTGCCAGCGCCCCGCTGCCCAGCGTGGCCGAGATTTTCTTCCTCACCTTGCCGACTGCCCTTACCGTCACCATCCCGATGGGCGTACTGGTCGGCATACTCATCGGCCTCAGCCGGCTCGCCGCCGATAGCGAAGTCACGGCTATGCGCGCCAGCGGACTTGGCGCCGGGACGTTCGTCAAGATCATTTCGATCTTCGCCGTGGCTGTATGGCTGCTTGCTATGGCTAATAGCGTCTGGTTCGCGCCGCGTTCCGCAGCCGCGCTCGCGCGCTTGCAGGATAAGCTCAAAACCTCCCAGGCTAGCTTTGAAGTGCAACCACGCGTCTTTTACGAGGATTTCAAAAACCTCGTTCTTTACGTTCAGGACGCGCACTCCGCCGGAGGAGCCTCACTTTGGGATGGCGTCTTCATCGCCGATGTCGCCAACCCTGCCGCACCACGCGTGACGGTAGCGCAGTCAGGCGTGATCATCAACGAAGGTGACAACGGTATTCGCCTGCATCTTACCAACGGTTCGCAGCAGGAAGTGCAGCCGCGTAATCCCGAGCAGTATTCCATCTCGACCTTCGCCGAGACCGATATCCCGATCCAGTTGCCTTCCGCGAACAATGGCAACAACACGCGCGACCTGGTTCCCGTTGCCGAGTTGAGCACGCCCGAACTCTGGTACCGTTCTAACCACCCGGAGAGCGGCCCCGTAAACAAAACCGGCAAAGTAGAGGACGCCAATGTGCGCGCGCGCTGGTACCGGGTCGAGTTCCACAGGCGATTGGCTTTGCCTACGGCGTGCCTCGTGCTGGCGCTCGTCGGCATTCCGCTCGGCCTCTCATCACGCAAAGGTGGGAAGTCCACGGGCTTCGTCCTGACAATTCTGCTCGTTTTCCTCTACTACCTCATCTCGCTTTCCGGCATTTCGTTCGGGCGTTCAGCCAAGATGCCGCCCTCGGCAGGCGTCTGGATGGCCAATGTCGTATTCCTGCTGGCGGGCTTGTACCTGCTCTGGCGTGTTGATCGCAGTTCCATTGAGATCGGCTCATTCCGCGCCGTTATAGCCGGCATCAAGGAACGGCTAAAGCCCGGCACCGTGCTCGATGGTTCGGCTGTTTCGCTCGACGAAACTGGCGCCTTCGAACGCGCCATTAGTCGCAAGCGCCTTTTCAGCGCCAAGTTCCCCATCCTGCTCGACGACCTCATCCTCAAAGACTTTTCCTTGTATCTTGGGATGATCCTCGCAAGTTTCATCACCCTGACGCTCATCTTTACATTCTTCGAGTTGCTCGGCGACATCGTGCGTAACCGCGTCCCGTTCTTCACGCTGGGCGATTACCTGGTTAACGTTACGCCTTCGATGATCTACCTGATGACGCCGATGAGCGTCCTGCTGGCCGTGCTCGTCACCTTTGGCCTCATGCAGAAGTCGAACGAAGTGACCGCCATGAAGGCCACCGGCATCAGCATCTACCGCGTCATCTTCCCGGTGCTGATCATCGCCGGAGTGCTTTCCGTCGGACTTTTCTTCTTCGACCAGCTTTATATCCCGCACGCCAACAAACGGCAGGAAACGCTTCGGAACCAGATCAAGGGAAAGCCGCCGCAAACTTACCTGCGCCCTGACCGCAAGTGGATTTTTGGACAGCAGCACACGATCTACTATTACGAATTCTTCGACCCTGACCAGAACCGCTTTGCCAGTATTTCGGCTTTCGTCTTCGACCCGGAGACATTCCAGTTGACGAAACGCGTGTACGCCTCGGGTGCGCACTGGGAAGAAGGACTGCAGAAATGGGTCTTCGAGCGAGGTTGGACGCGCACCTTCCGTGGCGCAGCCATAGAGGACTACAGGACCTTCGACGTTACGACTCTCGCCGAGGTCACCGAGGCGCCGAACTACTTCAAAAAAGAAGTGAAGCAGTCTTCGGAAATGAATTACCAGGAACTGCGTCGCTACATACAGGACCTGCAGCAAAGCGGATTTGATGTAGTGCGTCTCCGCGTGCAGCTACATAAGAAATTCGCCTTTCCCATCATCACCTTCGTGATGGCGGTTATAGCGATTCCCTTCTCGCTCTCCGCTGGACGCCGTGGCGCGCTAACAGGGATCGCCGTCGCCATCGGCATCGGTATGGTTTACTGGATCACCTCCGGCCTTTTCGAAGCCATGGGCAACGCCAACTATTTACCTGCTGCTCTAGCCGCCTGGGCTCCCGATCTCATCTTCGCCTCGGCAGGCGGATACCTCGTGTTAAAAGTCCCAACGTAA
- a CDS encoding ABC transporter ATP-binding protein, which produces MIQNLRPLFPYLRRYWRKYVFGTISVLLNNGIWILFPLVIRRAIDDINTGVTREKLITYSLLLIGVAVGKGIFQFLTRWILIGISREIEFDLRNDLFRHLESLSYSYYQRNRTGDIMARATNDLNAVRMLLGPAIMYTANTLVFTTGAVIFMLKISPMLTLWAFLPLPLASIIVQYLGQRIHERFERIQAMFSDISSRAQENFSGARVIRAYAQEDAEIASFETENREYIARSLKLVRLMGMLWPTLELMLGFAIVIVLWLGGRQVILGRISPGDFIAYLFYMVQLTWPVIALGWVINIFQRGTASMGRINEILSARSEIQDDPSLVTVDASTPFRGNIEFRNLTFSYERDARPIARVDGNGIEDNGESELPSGPTTQSAPVLKDITLTIPAGTSLAIVGPTGSGKSTLVSLIPRIYDAAPGMVLIDGRPIREYTLAFLRRNIGFVPQETFLFSDTIRENIAFGVEEATDEDVRRAAGVARITTDIESFPEQYQTTVGERGITLSGGQKQRTAIARAVIRDPRVLVLDDALASVDTQTEDHILNHLREVMRGRTTIFISHRVSTVRNADRIAVLHSGRIVEYGTHEELLSINGYYTELYNKQQLEEELETV; this is translated from the coding sequence ATGATCCAGAACCTCAGACCGTTGTTCCCCTACCTGCGCCGATACTGGCGCAAGTACGTCTTCGGAACCATCTCCGTTCTCCTTAACAACGGCATCTGGATACTGTTTCCGCTCGTTATCCGTCGCGCCATCGATGACATCAACACGGGCGTCACGCGCGAAAAGCTGATCACCTACTCGCTTCTCCTGATCGGCGTCGCCGTCGGCAAGGGCATTTTTCAGTTCCTCACCCGGTGGATCCTGATCGGCATCTCACGCGAGATCGAGTTCGACCTGCGCAACGACCTCTTCCGCCACCTCGAGTCACTCTCGTATTCGTATTACCAGCGCAACCGCACGGGGGACATCATGGCCCGTGCCACGAACGATCTCAACGCCGTTCGGATGCTGCTCGGCCCGGCCATCATGTACACGGCGAACACCCTGGTGTTCACTACCGGCGCGGTCATCTTCATGCTCAAGATCAGCCCCATGCTGACGCTATGGGCATTTCTGCCGCTGCCGCTTGCCAGCATCATCGTCCAATATCTGGGTCAGCGGATTCACGAGAGATTTGAGCGCATTCAAGCGATGTTTTCTGACATCTCCTCCCGCGCGCAAGAGAACTTCTCCGGGGCACGCGTCATTCGCGCCTACGCGCAGGAGGATGCCGAGATTGCCAGCTTCGAGACCGAGAACCGGGAATACATCGCCCGCTCGCTCAAACTTGTACGCCTGATGGGCATGCTCTGGCCGACATTGGAACTCATGCTCGGCTTCGCCATCGTGATCGTGCTCTGGCTCGGCGGTCGCCAGGTCATCCTGGGCCGCATCAGTCCCGGCGACTTCATCGCCTATCTGTTCTACATGGTGCAACTCACGTGGCCGGTTATCGCCCTCGGATGGGTCATCAATATCTTCCAGCGCGGAACCGCCAGCATGGGACGCATCAACGAAATCCTCTCCGCCCGCTCTGAAATTCAGGACGATCCGTCGCTCGTTACCGTGGACGCCAGTACGCCGTTCCGCGGAAACATTGAATTCCGCAACCTGACGTTCAGCTACGAACGCGACGCTCGGCCTATAGCTCGCGTTGACGGTAATGGAATTGAAGACAATGGCGAGAGTGAGCTCCCGAGTGGCCCAACGACGCAAAGTGCGCCCGTACTCAAGGACATCACTCTCACCATTCCCGCCGGCACCAGCCTTGCAATTGTCGGCCCGACAGGTTCAGGCAAATCAACTCTCGTATCGCTCATACCGCGCATCTACGATGCCGCACCAGGAATGGTCCTGATCGACGGCCGTCCGATTCGCGAATACACGCTGGCATTCTTGCGCAGGAATATCGGGTTCGTCCCGCAGGAAACATTCCTCTTCTCCGATACCATCCGCGAGAACATCGCCTTTGGAGTCGAGGAGGCTACGGATGAGGACGTCCGCCGCGCCGCCGGCGTGGCCCGCATCACCACCGACATCGAGTCCTTCCCCGAGCAATACCAGACCACCGTAGGCGAGCGCGGCATCACGTTGTCCGGCGGACAAAAGCAGCGCACGGCTATTGCGCGTGCCGTCATACGCGATCCCCGTGTCCTCGTGCTTGACGACGCACTCGCCAGCGTAGATACGCAGACGGAAGACCATATCCTCAATCACCTGCGCGAAGTAATGAGGGGCCGCACGACGATCTTCATCTCGCACCGCGTCTCTACCGTGCGCAATGCCGACCGCATCGCCGTCCTGCACAGTGGGCGCATCGTCGAGTACGGCACGCACGAAGAACTGCTGTCGATCAACGGCTACTACACCGAACTCTACAACAAGCAGCAACTCGAAGAAGAACTCGAAACCGTGTAG
- a CDS encoding methyltransferase domain-containing protein, with protein MYLLVSAMNPSGVMRRTVIPELLDTDAGSAHEIECSLADLRRINRWFGGASTTIDLVRRIARTRNCAELSLLEVAAGCGDVPETARRALARERIDLAITLLDRSSKHMNGAHSKVIANALALPFRDSAFDLVSCSLFAHHLEPDQLRHFAAECLRVARVAVVINDLVRDPLHLALVYAGMPLYRSRITRHDAPASVRRAYTPDEMRNMVKGLTTRIEITRHYLFRMGVILWK; from the coding sequence TTGTACCTCCTTGTCTCCGCGATGAATCCAAGTGGAGTGATGCGCCGCACGGTCATCCCGGAACTGCTCGACACTGACGCTGGATCTGCTCACGAGATCGAATGCTCGCTTGCGGACCTCCGCCGCATCAATCGGTGGTTCGGAGGCGCGAGCACTACCATCGACCTCGTCCGCCGCATCGCCCGCACGCGCAACTGCGCAGAACTCTCCCTCCTCGAAGTAGCCGCCGGATGCGGCGACGTCCCTGAAACTGCGCGCCGCGCACTTGCTCGCGAACGCATTGACCTCGCCATTACGCTTCTCGATCGCAGTTCGAAGCACATGAATGGCGCTCATTCCAAAGTCATCGCCAATGCGCTCGCACTGCCCTTCCGGGACTCAGCCTTTGACCTCGTAAGCTGCTCCCTGTTTGCGCATCATCTTGAGCCCGACCAGCTTCGTCACTTCGCTGCAGAATGCTTACGCGTCGCCCGCGTTGCCGTTGTAATCAATGATCTGGTGCGCGACCCGCTGCATCTCGCGCTGGTCTACGCCGGAATGCCGCTCTATCGCAGCCGGATCACTCGCCACGACGCCCCGGCCTCTGTGCGTCGTGCGTACACGCCAGACGAGATGCGCAACATGGTGAAAGGCTTGACGACGCGCATTGAGATCACGCGACACTATCTGTTCCGTATGGGGGTGATCCTTTGGAAGTAA
- a CDS encoding FAD-dependent oxidoreductase — MEVSTTACDLAVVGGGPAGAACAITAARAGASVLLLEQGQLPRHRVCGEFISPESLNLLATLLGPESRLLSDAPRITSARILVNGNIFAAPIEPAAASIPRHELDTALWHAAQSAGVDARLQTTVESIAPGRLFTIKTAARTFRARSVVNATGRWSRFPRAALRKAYERAVGSKWIGIKAHFSEVNPSASCDLYFFDGGYCGVQPVGESRLNVCAMVRADVGASMQDFFTLHPELARRSQQWHALMAPVTTSPLLFAPAEPDENGILFAGDAAGFIDPFVGDGIALALAGGALAAECLTPFCAAQVTLHEAVEHYRQSYKSRFGRVFRNASLLRRLISAPPRMRTALIYGLRIPAVARWAVASTRGKAAFNS; from the coding sequence TTGGAAGTAAGTACCACAGCCTGCGATCTGGCTGTTGTTGGCGGAGGGCCAGCCGGCGCCGCATGCGCCATCACGGCTGCCCGCGCAGGCGCGAGCGTCCTCTTGCTCGAACAGGGCCAGCTTCCGCGTCACCGGGTCTGTGGCGAATTCATCTCGCCGGAATCGCTCAATCTGCTGGCAACACTGCTTGGCCCCGAGTCTCGCTTGTTGTCTGATGCGCCGCGCATCACGTCCGCGCGCATTCTGGTGAATGGGAACATCTTCGCTGCCCCCATCGAACCCGCAGCCGCTTCCATCCCGCGGCACGAACTCGACACTGCACTCTGGCACGCCGCTCAGAGCGCAGGGGTAGACGCCAGACTGCAAACGACTGTGGAGAGCATCGCGCCCGGTAGACTGTTTACGATCAAGACTGCCGCGCGCACTTTCCGTGCGCGCTCGGTCGTTAACGCGACTGGACGCTGGTCGCGCTTCCCGCGCGCCGCTCTTCGGAAGGCCTACGAAAGAGCTGTCGGAAGCAAATGGATCGGCATCAAGGCGCATTTCTCCGAGGTCAATCCGTCTGCTTCTTGCGATCTGTATTTCTTTGACGGCGGCTACTGCGGAGTGCAGCCTGTCGGCGAGTCACGCCTTAACGTCTGTGCAATGGTCCGCGCCGATGTTGGCGCATCCATGCAGGATTTCTTCACCTTGCACCCTGAACTCGCGCGGAGAAGCCAACAGTGGCACGCGCTCATGGCTCCCGTAACCACCTCGCCGCTGCTTTTTGCGCCCGCCGAGCCGGATGAAAACGGCATTCTGTTCGCGGGCGATGCAGCCGGCTTCATCGACCCCTTTGTCGGCGACGGCATCGCACTCGCCCTTGCCGGCGGTGCCCTCGCGGCGGAGTGCCTTACGCCCTTCTGTGCCGCCCAAGTTACGCTCCATGAGGCTGTCGAACACTATCGTCAATCCTACAAGTCTCGCTTTGGTCGCGTCTTTCGCAACGCCTCGCTCCTGCGCCGGTTAATCTCGGCCCCACCCAGGATGCGTACCGCCCTGATATACGGCTTGCGCATACCGGCCGTGGCGCGATGGGCCGTAGCCTCCACGCGCGGCAAAGCCGCATTCAACTCCTAG